The Drosophila subobscura isolate 14011-0131.10 chromosome A, UCBerk_Dsub_1.0, whole genome shotgun sequence genome includes the window GTGAGGGGAAACacaaaccgaaaccaaaaatgaGAGCAAATGCCCGTGCACATTCGTACATACAATTCATACATTCATTTAATGCCAACTAAACAGATAAATGAAACCCTATCAATTTtgtatctatctatgtatgtacatatgtacatatgtatgtatgtctgtaggTAAATTGATTAGTAGCTTCTTTTGGTATGCACAActattttaaacaattttcaacattgaaagatacatacatatatttaaatagatAAATATTAACTTTGTCGCGCTATATCTTCAGCTTTATCCATTAGAAATGTTCTTGCaaatgcattaatttttgtgcatatttttgcgGCAGATTCCGAGTACATATTTAGCTCGCTCTTTCTTGAACTATGAAGACCACAAATCTCCAATGATAAACTGTCCCTTAAGCTGGTACGAAATGCGCAGAGAATTaagtatacatttttatataattttaaaacGAAACATTGTTGAAACAAAGAAGAACAGGGTGACTAGTGCAAAAGTCTCGTAATGTCCCATAAAAATGAATCTCGGAAAATCAGCAGAATGTGAAATTTGTTGTATGTAAACATATTTGTGTAaatctaattgaaatttgGCTGGAATTTCTGGTGTCGGTGTGGTCTGCTAATGAAACGCTGATAAGCAAGCCAGGCCCCAATTAAAGCTCAAACAGTAGTGCGCCCTCTGAGCACTTTACTCCGCAATgggagagcaacaacaacaaatatagcGCTGATTGTGAActggtggcagggcagggcagggcagggcagggcctgTGCTGTATGTAATCGGTGGCAAGTATGAAATTACCTCGAAAGTGGTGAGCGGAAGGGCAGTTCCTGTATTCCCCACTAAATCCGCAGATATCAGAAACCAGTGAatgtgaataaataaatattgaagcCATTGGATAAGAACTTTGATTTCTCAACAGAATCGATACCCAGCTTTCAGCTATACATTCAAAATCCAATATCGAAACAGccaacgtacatatgtatgtacataaatatgtacataaatgcatgcatgatgatgtatgtatgcatcAATTGCTGGGCTTATTCATCTGCTGATTGAACGGACAGTGGACACTGTATATAATTATCATTGTTGGTTGAGGCGAtcgtcattgtcattgttATCGCTGCTCTGCCCGGTTAGCTCTCactataaatacataaatatgtatatatgtacatacttatctatgtacatacagctgtgaaaaaaataatagcaccaccaccacaagcaattttcaaatagttgcccaactcacatttttaactttaaggaaacgttaagcacatttttagaaagggaagactcttacaaatctgggaacaacaaaaaaaagcacctTTTTTGTTaggcttttaagttatttaaggaactttagtgaaactcgtaaaattaggcgaaaaaaataatagcaccacttttgaaaaatggatttaaaattaaaaaaatgaccaacaagtaacgaatttcttagttaacacttttgaactattaattctaaatgtatatttatcattcaagatttaattcagtgtcctattttggcaacatcagctgcgcagcgtcttggcatggaatccactaagtccaggcatagcttttggggagctttggaccaggactcttaaatttgttctcaaagtggtccgacagtggttggtttggaatcagcaactgccttctggacatcggaccacagattttcgatgggttttatgtcaggcgactgtgcaggccactttaacacgttcggtgttggccccgaaccattcctttgctttcatgctggggctattttccgtttgaaagacccatacgaGTTGAGTTTTgtattctgcaaagggtagcattactgtctccatgaaattcaaggacacgtgctgatccatgatggtttatagtcaatgtattggccctacttcatagtaagagaagcaggcccataccattaaattcaaccttttatttttaatggttttctttggtgtcctggtgttccttgaacgtcttaagtatgatcgagatcccttttcagtaaataaaacagtttttactcatctgacgttaaaatttatgctccattttcgggatgtccaattggcatgctcccttgcaaacatcatgtgcttagtaatttgtctggcgtttaaaagtgcgattttttttgggcatcaggattttaggctatgttgtctaagatattgtcaaactttctagcccgtcgcttttattttaagctctttttttaagctcGATAGCAGCcttgaagggaaccttcttgctctcgcgaatcagccttttgaccccaaaaggggtcatagatcgttttcatccacgtgttttacgcttttcttcatagtttaaggcgtttttaatcattttattgaaactgcctaccaattgaccaaattctctgcaagtttttacgtcaaacataaattttttgcaagggtcgcgctttttcgcatttcagagctttccacgtattattgtaatgattattattagcttttatgatggaaacaatgaaatattagttaaaactaataaatacgtggtttatacaaagtcaattccgcgaaattacggatattcacttaaaatagtgctaacggtgctattatttttttcgcaatattcgtggtattttttcttaaagttacaaaaaaaaatataaagaccgaattttgaagaaaggcaaaactttgtttgttaatgaggaatacttaactatatgaaaaaactaaaaatttaaaaaaatcgcatcagtaattgctttttttttgtccaagaacaaaatgtgttgtagtggtgctattatttttttcgcaactgtatgTATACGATTACCGTATTAGCGAGCGTTTTGTGAGACACTTTTGCGCCCATACCCCCCAAAAGAAGACACCAAGGGAACGCCTTGCCGCCTGCTTTTCTGGGAAAAACAATAGCAGGATGCCAGctcatacatatctatgtaaatgtatttatgaatgcatatgtatatgtatatgtacatatgtatgtaggtagcGACCGATCTAACCGTGACTCATCCGCACTCACAATCGCACTCACTCTGAGCAAGTTTATTCATCAAAGTAATCCAATGGAAAGCGCAATACTCGCTCGAGCAtatgcaaaaaggaaaacagaatgagaatgagaatgggaatgggaatgactCTACAATGGGTCTACTTaaacatttataaacaaaatcattGATAGCTGCAGAAAAGGGAAGCGTTCAGTGAGAAGAgagggacacggacaggggcaggggcagagggacCATTCCGAAGAGAGTACTCTCATTTGAAGTGGAGCGACCACTtaagcgacaacgacaacaaattgAGCGGCCAGCAGACAGATGGCTTTGCTGAAAGTTGAAAAGTTCAGGGAACTGGCAGCACCACAAGAGACAGCCACAGAATTActtggatatatgtacatacatatatgaatgtatgtacatgtaaatatgtaaatgatgGATATAATATCATTCTTATTGAGGATCAACCAATTGAGGGACTTTCCCTGCTTAGCCAGCTTCGGCGAATGGCTAGAAAGAAGTCAATTCAGCTGATAATCGGCggcattatttatttatgtctgTTTCTGCAGCTTAGATGGGAAGATCTGCTCCGGCTGAAAGAAATATTCAACAGAAATTGataacagaaaagaaaacaaagccaaaacgCTGACTTTCAAAGCGGAAAGTGAAAGCGACAATTATTGATGACCGatcgaaacgaaataaaactCAACGAAACTCAACGACTGTCGATCGTTGATCTAATTgagtcagagacagacagacagatcgTCGGAGAACGACAGAAAGTGAAGGAAAACACGTGTCTATGGTGTGTCCATGGCAGAACATCGCTTTGcgctttattttgttgggAAGTCacttaaaatatgcaaagcaaagcaaagcagaaaccactgcccagccctgccctgccctgctctgccttGTGTATAAATAATCTAAATCGAAATAAATGATAATGAGATAAGCGACGCCCCCGCTAATTGGAGAACTGCAGGCGTCGCCGGGCGAGGGCCAATCGCATCAGACGGCGCTGCTCCAGTTCGTGCAGATGCTGCCGGACGAGCAGGCGGTGCAGCAGGTCCACCTTGGCGTACTCCTCGGCCTGCCGCTCCAGCAGTTGCCGGTGCTCGGCGACCCGCCGCTCCAATCCTCCATTCGCATCCTCTGCGGTgacactggctctggctctggcctggccttgATACAcgcagcgcagcagctgcagcagcaggcggacgAGGGTGAGCCAGAAAGTGCGCGACTTTTGGCTAAATGTTTGCGTGCTCTTCCAGGACATGCTGCTGGCTTGGGTTTATGCGATCGAGTGTGTTGGTCAGCCATCGAGCTAGAGATCTTTATACCCGAAATCTCTACCTTCTGCCTTCCTACTTGAAAGCCCTGCCTGCCCCTTAAGCCCTCAAAGTCAGCCAGGTAAATCCCCAAGGACCAAAAGGCTACCTAGATCTAAGCAGTACCTGTACACCCACAGCAATAAAcccaaataaaattgcaaaccCTTCTCTCACTTTCAGACGTCCCTGCCATGGAACAGGCGCGACCTGTGCCGGCTCCGCGGCGTCTCTGCGCCTCCGAGCTGCGTCCCGCCAACTATGAGAACATCGAGATCAAGCCCAACaacattaacaacaacaacaacattaacaacaacaacaacaacaatgctaACATCAGCCTAAAGAGACTGAACATCAACGCGGAGAACCTGCACGGCCACTGTGCGGAGAAGAAGCTGCCGGCCAGTGGCCAGAACaagctgcaggtgctgcaggAGAACAATGCCGAACAGCCGCAGCCCATCTACGGTCCGGATGCCAACGAGAATGTGCCCGCGGAGCCCATCTATGCCGCGCCCCGACCAGCGCCCAGACAGCGACCACCGCCGGCGGAGTCGCCGCAGCACGGAGTGGAGCTAGACGTGGACGCGGTGCCTTTGAGAGCGGTGCGCACAGCTCCGCAGGTGCCGCCCAAGCCGCCCGGCCTGGAGCAGCGTTCGTCCGTCTGCAGCTTGGCCTCTACGGCAGGTCAGACGGCGGGGGATGCGTCTCTCTACGGCTCGAACGCCTCGCTGGACTGCAGCTCGCAGGGGTCGCAGAGCGGCAGGTTCAAGTCGCAGTCACCCGGGTACGTAGACGACGTCGCTGGCGTTGATCAGCGGGGGCAGTCATTGCCGTCGGAAGTTTCCTCCGCACCGGGAACACCttcgcctccgcctccgccactgCCAACGTCACCGCCACCACCTTCGACATCTTCATCGACGTCGCTCGATCAGTCCTCCAGCTGTGACCAAGAACAAGATCACGAAGATGACAAGTAAACTTTACCGAAATGTTCTCCTTATACAAAACTATCTTCTGCCCTCTTCCTCCCCTAttcttctcctctctctctggtgttTCCTCTAGGCGGGTTTCTCTGTAGTTGCACGATCATCCTCCTGCCTAGTTCTTGGGTTCTTCCCATCATCCGAATATCCCATCATTGTTTGACTAACCCTAAATGAGATCAGGATGTGGCTAATCCTTCTTTGACTTTTCACaatttcggtttcggtttcggttggTTCGGTTTTTCCCCCATCTCTGGGTTTGGTACCTACGGGGCAGACTCAAAGGTTTCTGCAGCAAACGGAACTCCTTTTTATATtctatttttgcactttaaaaaattaaataattttgttttaatagtTTGATATTTAATAAGCGATGCCCAAAGCACAATTTTTCAATCTAATTGTAAATAATCGTGGTATACATCATAATTTCAGGGCTTTATCCCTTAAGTCTGAGCTAACCCCCATAAATCGATTCCCAGTGGACCAAAAGACAATACTAAAGCGGAACTATCGCCAAATGTTCGTAAACCGAAGCCTCGGAAACGAGCATTTAGCGAACTAAAAGCGAGCGAATGATATTTAAATGATATTTAAGTAACTCTCTTTATGGTGTTATGGCATTAGTCTTTGCTAACTTTGAAGCGAAATAAGATATGGACAACGCAGAATTAGTGTTCGCAACTAAGGCACTACTTGAGTCAAAAATGTCTGTTTCTAGAGCGCAAAACCAGCAAAATTGTTGCTGAAAAGTACAAAAATCCATAATTACTGCAGCACAACTGAAACAGACAGTTCCCAAATCTCTAAGTTAGCAAATTCAAAGTCTAAATAGCACTATTAGGGATATCGCCTGCAAAGTTTTGGTTCACTGGGTtgaaacaaataatatttacgtGGCGAagtcaaaatatttgcacgtTGAGTGGGCAGACCTCAGCGCATGCCCGTTCCCAGTGTTCCGAttaccattccattccaataaTAAGTGTTCCcgatactcacacacacacacaggggctcacacacacacacattgcactAGTGTTAATTGGATTTCAGTTACTTATCAAATGGGAATGAAACGAAACTCCGTCTGGCCCCTAActaactctctttctctctctctctctcgcttcgcAGAAATCTACTACGATCCTTGGGCACCACCTCGAAGCTGCTGGGCGAGGCCATTGGCGAACGGATCACATTCAAGGCCAAGGGGGCCAAGAAGCGTCTGGACAGGAACCTAAAGAGCTCCACGGAGGCGATCAGCAATCTCAGCGCCGACGCCGGCAGCCGCCTGATGAATGCCAGCCGACGATTTGGCTCGAACTTCACCCTGACGGGCAGAGGAGGCCGCGAGGACAGAGCAGAGGATGGCGGGGAGCGGTGCGTTGGGGAGTTGGATCTGGAGCGAAGGCAGACCATGCCCAGCACGGAAGTCTTCAATGCCATACAGTTCTCGAGTCCCCTGAGCCGGAATGTCGGCGGCGGAGGCTTCACCGATCTCCGGGAAcaggccaaggccaaggacaaggacaaacATGAAGTGTCGCCAGCTGGCAGGGAGGGTGCCGGGGATGAGGGCTGCTATGAGGTGCCCAAGGTGCAGGGAAAGCCACCCAGCTACGATGAGGCACTGAGAGCACGTCCCTCCCCACCTCCCCCACTGGCCAAGAATCTCGCCCAGGagccgccgacgccgacgccgtcGCCAGCTGCCCAGCAGACACAACAGGTTCAGCTGCGGTCGCAGCGTGTCCCGATCCGCGTGGATGATGCCTCAACGTCGGCCGCATCCCTGCCGATGCCCGCATTCCCCCCGCCGCGACTCTCCCAACAGCCGGAGCAGTTCCGGCTGGACGCACTGCAGCCGCCCGTGCGGCAGAAGCGGCGCAAGAACTACGAGCACATCGAGCTGCGGCGTCCCCCCGTGGACTCCGCCGAGCTGAAGGAACTAAATCgcgcagcggcggcagcggagCGGGAGGAGTCGCTGCTAATCTCCGCCAAGATTGCCGCCGAGGAGGCGCGTGCACCCAAGCCAGAGCGCAGCGATTCCTGGCAGTTCTACGGCGAGGATggtgaggagcagcagcagcagcaacagcagcggcagcggcaggaggaggatgagggaGACTCCTCCCCGGAGCCGGTCTATGCCAATCAGGAAGCCACCTACGGCAAGCTCTTCGAGATGGCcacggcaggcagcagtcgcagttgcagcttgttgacgcccagccagcagcagcagcagcagcaggagttggCCTGCATCAGCGAGGATGGGGAGTTGGACAGCAACGATGGAGCTGTGGGTGGCTGGACGGCGCCCCAGGACCTCATCGAGGAGTTCGATCCACTGATGAGCAGCAAGTGCTCGACGCTGTCGCGCTCCAACAAGAgcaacgagctgctgctgctcgaacaCCTGCTGGAGGAGGACACCTACGGCACTGTGAagcgggagcgggaggggGAGCAGGACGATATCAGCATGTGCACCTCCGAGGAGGAGCCGCCAAGTGGCTGCGGCACGGCGAGCCGACGCCAGCCACAGATCGTGCACCAGAATGCCCAGCTGCTGAGCGACAGCATGGAGAACATGCTCGaccgggagcaggagcagctggaggcacGGGCCGGGCCCTATCTAGGCAAGATAACCGAAAGTAGCGCCAACAGAACGGCGGTGGATCTGGCCAGCGTCTCAAGGAATCGCACAAATTGGTTTGTGCCTGATGGCACACCcagcacagccgcagccacagccacacccgcAGCTTCAGCTACAGGGACAGGCacctcgagcagcagcagcggcagcagcacaaaggcAGCCGTGGCCATTGAAGGCGACAGCCCACCCACCTACCTGGAGGCCATTGGAGGaggtggcacagccacaggcacacagaACCCACCAGTCAGCAGCGAGTCACGTTCCACGCTCAGCTCACGCCTGCGTAAGACAATTACCACATTCTCGAGCGTGAAGCTGCGCATGGATGTGATGAAGCGACGATCCAGCTTCAAGCGGCAGTCGGAGGTGAAGGTGGCACTGCAGATGGTGCCACGGCCCAGCCtgtcgccgctgctggtgcGCTACGAGGGGCCACTGGTGCGCTTCCCCTCGGGCGTGGTCGAGGATATACTCAAGGAGATGCAGAACCGCAAGGCCATACTGAGGGATCGCCAATTCCAGACGTTTCTCGACCAGGAGATGAAGACGCCCAGGGAGTCGATACCCCTGGACACCATAACCACGCTGCAGTGTGTCAGCAACAGTCGCGTCACGGACACGGCCACACACTTTTACTGCTTCGAGATCACGACGTCGCAGCCGAAGAACGGAGGCAacgggagcggcagcggcagcggcaacggagCGGGCGACAGCATGTCCTCGAATCCCAATCTCGTGATGACCAGCAGCTCGTCGGGCAACGTCAAGCAGCAGCGTGTCTCGCACCTCTATGGCGTGGGCAAGGAGTCCGAGAGGGGTGTCTGGATGCAGAAAATCCTCGAGAGCCTCACCAACAGCATGCCTGTGAAGTACACCTGCCACTACTACCGCGCGGGCTGGTGCTACCTAAAGGTGCGTGAAGCTACCCGCTGCGTGTGTGAGACGCTCGTGAAGctctcattttcatttcgtttcagAACTCCATCACgtcggagtggagtggcacgTGGCTGGTGTTGCGCAAGAGCCAGCGTCGTCTCATCTTCGTGAGCGAGGCCACGGGGAATGTGGAGAAGATGGACTTGCGCAAGGCGCGTTGCATAGGTGAGAATAAATCCATCGAATATGTAGAATAATTGAAGGAATTCCCCTCTTGAATAGTGCTCAAGGACAGCGACGAGTCGATTGATAACCTGCACGTCGGCAGCGGGCCAATGCTGATGATTGACTGTCCACCGTTTGCGGTCTACATGATCATGAGCTCGGCACGCGAGACAAAGATCTGGCGTCACATCATACGGGAGGTGGCCCACAACAATGGCTTCTCGCTGGGCGATCAGCAGCTGACTCGCTACGATGTGCCCGTCATTGTGGACAAGTGCATCAACTTTGTGTACATTCACGGCTCCATGTCGGAGGGTATCTACCGCAAGTCCGGCTCGGAGAACTCCATGCACAAGCTGATGAGCGCCTTCCGGGCGGATGCCTTCAACGTGGAGATCACTCGCAACGAGTACAACGAGCACGATGTGGCCAATGTGCTCAAGCGCTTCATGCGGGACCTGCCCGAGCGACTGCTGGGCAAGCTAACCGACAGCTTCGTGTTCGTCACCGAGCTGGATGTGGCCGCCGAGAAGATTCCCATCTATCGCGAGCTGCTCGCTCGCCTCTCGCCCATCGAGCACGAGACACTGCGACGAATCGTGGGCCATCTGGTGTTCATTAGCTCGCAGCAGACCAAGAACAAAATGAGCGTGCAGAATCTGACCATGATCTGGGGCCCaacgctgctggccaagaaggTGGGTCAtcatctgcatttgcatttgcatttgcatttgttatcttttatcttttatctACTCCCTCAACAGAGCGACGAGCTGATCTACTCTCAGAAAGAGGCCGATGTGCTGAGCGATCTCATTCTTCTCTACAAGAACCTATTTCCCGTCAGTGCCGATGAAATTGTAAGTTGAAAAAGGCCAACGCCAGCTGGGCCGTGTCTCTTAATGTTGTTCTTTGATGCAGAAACGGGAGCAGGCCATGCTGGCGTGCCTGCAAAAGTATTACTCCGCCGCCGAGACGCTCAAAGATGCGGTGAAGCAGTCGGGAGACATTAAGATCTGGATCAGCCTCAATCCGAATCCAGACAACACCACAGAGGTGGGCCATCCATTCATCATTTACGATTGACTTCGACTTCTAATCGATTTATTTGTCCAGGAAAAGACGCAGGTAAACGCCACAATATCGCCCACGAAGACCGCCTACGAGCTGTGTCGTGAGTACGCTGCCAAAATGCAACTGCCAACCCATCAGCTGACGCTGTACGAAGTGATACTGAACGACAGCTTGGAGCGGCCACTGCACCATGATACGAAGGTGTTTGACGTGATCCTGAACTGGTCGTACTGGCCGGAGGAGGATCGCAAGCACAACTATCTGATGGTGCGACCCATTGAGATGCTGCGCGAAATCCAGCGGGCGGTCAAGAATTTGGCAACGGTGACGCCCGGCAAGGAGCTGCGCTTCGCCGACAATCGCACCAAGACATTCAAATCTCTGCAGTGCGAGCTGCGGGACGGCAAGATTGTTGTCTCCAAGAAGGACAAGAACGACAAGACGACAATTATCAGGGAGATTTTCCTGCAGAGCTGTACGGCCTATGTGGGCTGTGAGCGCAAGCGAGACTTTCCCTGGAGCTGGGCCATCACCTTTGTCGAGCGCACCCAGGCGCAGATAATGAGGTTTGGGTTTGGCATCGCACCCAAGACATTTATTTCCTAAACAAATGTGTCTCTATATTTCCATTGCAGATCACGAGATGCTCCCTATATTGGCCATGtgctggcaggcagcgagTGGGTAGATCGTACCATTTGGTATTCGAGTATCTGGTATTGCCTCTACGGTGACAATATTCTCCCACCCCCAGAGATCATTCTCAAGTAGAGATCTCAAGTCAACAGATGTCTTgcgtgtctgcctgtctgcctgtcggTTGCATTTCTTTAGTTGTTATGTATAAATGTAGGTAGATAATATGAATTTAATATCAAATACGATTGATTTACGAACCTTCACTTGTCCTGCTTTAACTTCCCATTACCTCTGtacataatcataatcatattCACTCAGAATCCAAATTGTACATTACCATAACTGAACATTGATCACTTTTACGCGTACATactcgtttgtgtgtgtaccatATTGTAATTGAGTGTCTGCCATTTGTCTTCAATGCATGTATCAGTTCATAGCATTTGGATCCCTCAAAGGCCCTGCGATACTTAGACTACCTGACTTGAGGAACTAATGCGCCttggcctttgcctttgcctttgcttggcaatattttcatatttgtaatataatttttaaatgtatttctaATGGGGCCCCGCGATTTTATgcaatacatacaaatattttgtagcCATTCAATTAAGAAACCACACAATACAGAGCAGCAAATGTTCAAtctaaatgaaataaaaacaaaatatacataccATCCCACAAAGCATTTCTTAACTTGGGATCAGAAATAACGATTTTAATGACTATTGCGATTATGCTGTGGGTATCGATCATCTGTACTGCCTGCCTCGTCCCGCCTTCCAAAGATTCACtagaatatttttcaaactgctttttatttcaaatttgtttttgcttcctCGCATTTTCACTTGTAAGATTTTGTTTCGCATCAATATGTTGCTTGAACTTTACATAAATcaatattgttgctgctgctgctgttgttgttgttgttgtacaatatatagatagaaactGCATACataatatacacacatatgtaggtatataCGTCcatatatctatctatccgCAGATAGTTGCCATATGGAGGAGGTGTTAAGTTTATTCATAAAGAAAACATGATTTGACTAACTTTAGTATGTATTTGTTGAAGCCATCTTCGTGTCGTTGGGGGAGGGTAGCTGAAGGTGTGCCAATATCATGGGTCGGGTGTGCCCGGTTTGGTGTGCCATCCACCCGGTTAATTGCCAAGCGTGTGGGGACTTGGGATAAGGATTCAAAGATTTCTATGTACATAGACTTGGgaagtggtgctgctgggcatgacatggacatgggcacAGGCAATCTTTCTATCAATCAGaagcaaataaacacacaGTGTCCTCGATTGTTATATTTTACTTTCTCATCTGCTGTGTGGGGGGAGTGgcgtat containing:
- the LOC117895631 gene encoding uncharacterized protein LOC117895631 isoform X3 yields the protein MEQARPVPAPRRLCASELRPANYENIEIKPNNINNNNNINNNNNNNANISLKRLNINAENLHGHCAEKKLPASGQNKLQVLQENNAEQPQPIYGPDANENVPAEPIYAAPRPAPRQRPPPAESPQHGVELDVDAVPLRAVRTAPQVPPKPPGLEQRSSVCSLASTAGQTAGDASLYGSNASLDCSSQGSQSGRFKSQSPGNLLRSLGTTSKLLGEAIGERITFKAKGAKKRLDRNLKSSTEAISNLSADAGSRLMNASRRFGSNFTLTGRGGREDRAEDGGERCVGELDLERRQTMPSTEVFNAIQFSSPLSRNVGGGGFTDLREQAKAKDKDKHEVSPAGREGAGDEGCYEVPKVQGKPPSYDEALRARPSPPPPLAKNLAQEPPTPTPSPAAQQTQQVQLRSQRVPIRVDDASTSAASLPMPAFPPPRLSQQPEQFRLDALQPPVRQKRRKNYEHIELRRPPVDSAELKELNRAAAAAEREESLLISAKIAAEEARAPKPERSDSWQFYGEDGEEQQQQQQQRQRQEEDEGDSSPEPVYANQEATYGKLFEMATAGSSRSCSLLTPSQQQQQQQELACISEDGELDSNDGAVGGWTAPQDLIEEFDPLMSSKCSTLSRSNKSNELLLLEHLLEEDTYGTVKREREGEQDDISMCTSEEEPPSGCGTASRRQPQIVHQNAQLLSDSMENMLDREQEQLEARAGPYLGKITESSANRTAVDLASVSRNRTNWFVPDGTPSTAAATATPAASATGTGTSSSSSGSSTKAAVAIEGDSPPTYLEAIGGGGTATGTQNPPVSSESRSTLSSRLRKTITTFSSVKLRMDVMKRRSSFKRQSEVKVALQMVPRPSLSPLLVRYEGPLVRFPSGVVEDILKEMQNRKAILRDRQFQTFLDQEMKTPRESIPLDTITTLQCVSNSRVTDTATHFYCFEITTSQPKNGGNGSGSGSGNGAGDSMSSNPNLVMTSSSSGNVKQQRVSHLYGVGKESERGVWMQKILESLTNSMPVKYTCHYYRAGWCYLKNSITSEWSGTWLVLRKSQRRLIFVSEATGNVEKMDLRKARCIVLKDSDESIDNLHVGSGPMLMIDCPPFAVYMIMSSARETKIWRHIIREVAHNNGFSLGDQQLTRYDVPVIVDKCINFVYIHGSMSEGIYRKSGSENSMHKLMSAFRADAFNVEITRNEYNEHDVANVLKRFMRDLPERLLGKLTDSFVFVTELDVAAEKIPIYRELLARLSPIEHETLRRIVGHLVFISSQQTKNKMSVQNLTMIWGPTLLAKKSDELIYSQKEADVLSDLILLYKNLFPVSADEIKREQAMLACLQKYYSAAETLKDAVKQSGDIKIWISLNPNPDNTTEEKTQVNATISPTKTAYELCREYAAKMQLPTHQLTLYEVILNDSLERPLHHDTKVFDVILNWSYWPEEDRKHNYLMVRPIEMLREIQRAVKNLATVTPGKELRFADNRTKTFKSLQCELRDGKIVVSKKDKNDKTTIIREIFLQSCTAYVGCERKRDFPWSWAITFVERTQAQIMRSRDAPYIGHVLAGSEWVDRTIWYSSIWYCLYGDNILPPPEIILK